One Scophthalmus maximus strain ysfricsl-2021 chromosome 1, ASM2237912v1, whole genome shotgun sequence genomic region harbors:
- the mtmr1a gene encoding myotubularin-related protein 1a isoform X6 gives MEKQAGAAGAADCAGPNRKPWGSVTCGPVVAGDSLDSPTGSHVEWCKQLIAATISSQISGSVPPDIMNRDNKVGRRPEFMVSKRLNSRDLHDEGLCYHGESDSEHSSDAPNLPGLRYGAQVRAFPNQVPLLPGETVQTTVKDVMYICPFSGLVSGTLTITDYKLYFSSVDRETPFILDVNLGAISRLETISVPTQGENTKGLELVCKDMRSPRFAYKTEESHPDVVDALAKHTFPLSHNLPLFAFLYKEQFPVDGWKVYDPVAEYRRQGLPNESWAISKMNSTYELCDTYPSILVIPTNIADEDIKRVALFRAKHRIPVLSWIHPESQATIVRCSQPLVGPSDRRCKEDERFLQIIMDANAQSHKLTIFDARQGSVAVTNKAKDGGYESESFYPNVEMNFLDIPNIHVMRESLRKMKDVVYPTIDEAHWHSAIDQTHWLEYIRLLLAGAAKVADKLESGKTSVVVHCSDGWDRTAQLTSLAMLMLDSYYRTLRGFQVLVEKEWISFGHKFAARVGHGDENHANSERSPLFIQFIDCVWQMTRQFPAAFEFNELFLITVLDHLYSCLFGTFLYNSEEERAAEEVQTKSVSLWSYINSQPEDFTNPFYVDYEHHVLYPLVSSRHLELWTSYYARWNPRMRPQVPVHQTLKELLFLRAELQRRVEELQKETSSHSLSSSSHSPSPTHTTGTPLHSAV, from the exons ATGGAGAAACAGGCCGGAGCTGCCGGGGCGGCGGACTGCGCAGGGCCGAACAGAAAGCCCTGGGGCTCGGTCACCTGCGGACCAGTCGTCGCCGGCGACTCCCTggacag TCCAACAGGTTCTCATGTCGAGTGGTGTAAACAGCTGATCGCAGCCACCATCTCCAGTCAGATCTCAGGATCAGTCCCACCTGACATCATGAACAGGGACaacaag GTGGGGAGGAGACCAGAGTTCATG GTGTCCAAGAGGCTGAATTCCAGG GATTTACATGATGAAGGGCTTTGTTACCATGGAGAAAGTGATTCTGAGCATTCCTCCGATGCTCCG AACCTTCCGGGGCTGAGATACGGGGCACAGGTCAGAGCGTTCCCGAACCAGGTCCCTCTGCTGCCAGGAGAGACCGTCCAGACGACAG tcaagGACGTGATGTATATTTGTCCGTTCAGTGGTCTAGTCAGTGGGACTCTGACCATCACAGACTACAAGCTCTACTTCTCCAGTGTGGACAGG GAGACTCCGTTCATCCTGGACGTGAACCTGGGAGCCATCAGCAGACTGGAGACCATCAGTGTTCCCACCCAGGGGGAGAACACCAAGGGTCTCGAGCTGGTCTGCAAG GACATGAGGAGTCCCAGGTTTGCCTATAAGACGGAGGAGAGCCATCCGGATGTGGTCGATGCACTGGCCAAACACACCTTCCCGCTGTCCCACAACCTG CCCCTGTTCGCTTTCCTGTACAAGGAGCAGTTTCCTGTGGACGGCTGGAAGGTGTACGACCCAGTGGCAGAGTACAGGCGTCAG GGTCTCCCTAATGAGAGCTGGGCCATCAGTAAGATGAACAGCACCTATGAGCTGTGTGACACCTACCCCTCCATACTGGTCATCCCCACCAACATCGCAGATGAGGACATCAAACGAGTGGCCCTGTTCAGAGCCAAGCACCGTATACCG GTCTTGTCCTGGATCCACCCAGAGTCTCAGGCCACCATTGTACGCTGCAGCCAGCCCTTGGTCGGACCTTCAGATCGCCGCTGTAAAGAGGACGAGCGTTTCCTCCAAATCATCATGGACGCAAACGCCCAGTCCCACAAGCTCACCATCTTTGACGCGCGGCAGGGGAGTGTGGCAGTCACAAACAAG GCGAAGGACGGAGGGTATGAGAGTGAAAGTTTCTACCCGAACGTGGAGATGAACTTTCTAGATATCCCCAACATCCATGTGATGAGGGAGTCgctgaggaagatgaaggacgTTGTTTATCCCACTATCGATGAAGCCCACTGGCACTCGGCTATTGACCAGACACACTGGCTGGAGTACATACGG CTGTTGTTAGCGGGAGCAGCCAAAGTGGCAGATAAGCTGGAGTCCGGGAAGACGTCGGTGGTGGTCCACTGCAGCGACGGCTGGGACAGAACCGCTCAGCTCACCTCTCTGGCCATGCTGATGCTGGACAGCTACTACCGCACTCTCAGGGGATTCCAG gttCTGGTGGAGAAGGAGTGGATTAGTTTTGGACACAAGTTTGCTGCG CGTGTGGGTCATGGAGATGAGAACCACGCTAACTCTGAGCGCTCGCCTCTCTTCATCCAGTTCATCGACTGTGTTTGGCAGATGACtcgacag TTCCCAGCAGCCTTTGAGTTCAACGAGCTCTTCCTGATCACGGTGCTGGACCACCTGTACAGCTGTCTCTTTGGTACGTTCCTATACAACAGCGAAGAGGAGAGGGCAGCTGAG GAGGTGCAGACCAAGAGTGTGTCCCTGTGGTCCTACATCAACAG CCAGCCTGAGGACTTCACCAACCCCTTCTATGTGGACTATGAGCACCATGTCCTGTATCCACTGGTTTCCTCCAGACACCTGGAGCTGTGGACCAGCTACTATGCCCGCTGGAACCCACGCATGAGACCACAG GTGCCAGTGCACCAGACTCTGAAGGAGCTGCTGTTCCTGAGAGCGGAGCTGCAGCGGagggtggaggagctgcagaaggagACGTCCTCCcactccctgtcctcctcctcccactccccctcccctacaCACACCACGGGAACTCCACTGCACTCggctgtctga
- the mtmr1a gene encoding myotubularin-related protein 1a isoform X9 — MEKQAGAAGAADCAGPNRKPWGSVTCGPVVAGDSLDSPTGSHVEWCKQLIAATISSQISGSVPPDIMNRDNKVSKRLNSRDLHDEGLCYHGESDSEHSSDAPNLPGLRYGAQVRAFPNQVPLLPGETVQTTVKDVMYICPFSGLVSGTLTITDYKLYFSSVDRETPFILDVNLGAISRLETISVPTQGENTKGLELVCKDMRSPRFAYKTEESHPDVVDALAKHTFPLSHNLPLFAFLYKEQFPVDGWKVYDPVAEYRRQGLPNESWAISKMNSTYELCDTYPSILVIPTNIADEDIKRVALFRAKHRIPVLSWIHPESQATIVRCSQPLVGPSDRRCKEDERFLQIIMDANAQSHKLTIFDARQGSVAVTNKAKDGGYESESFYPNVEMNFLDIPNIHVMRESLRKMKDVVYPTIDEAHWHSAIDQTHWLEYIRLLLAGAAKVADKLESGKTSVVVHCSDGWDRTAQLTSLAMLMLDSYYRTLRGFQVLVEKEWISFGHKFAARVGHGDENHANSERSPLFIQFIDCVWQMTRQFPAAFEFNELFLITVLDHLYSCLFGTFLYNSEEERAAEEVQTKSVSLWSYINSQPEDFTNPFYVDYEHHVLYPLVSSRHLELWTSYYARWNPRMRPQVPVHQTLKELLFLRAELQRRVEELQKETSSHSLSSSSHSPSPTHTTGTPLHSAV, encoded by the exons ATGGAGAAACAGGCCGGAGCTGCCGGGGCGGCGGACTGCGCAGGGCCGAACAGAAAGCCCTGGGGCTCGGTCACCTGCGGACCAGTCGTCGCCGGCGACTCCCTggacag TCCAACAGGTTCTCATGTCGAGTGGTGTAAACAGCTGATCGCAGCCACCATCTCCAGTCAGATCTCAGGATCAGTCCCACCTGACATCATGAACAGGGACaacaag GTGTCCAAGAGGCTGAATTCCAGG GATTTACATGATGAAGGGCTTTGTTACCATGGAGAAAGTGATTCTGAGCATTCCTCCGATGCTCCG AACCTTCCGGGGCTGAGATACGGGGCACAGGTCAGAGCGTTCCCGAACCAGGTCCCTCTGCTGCCAGGAGAGACCGTCCAGACGACAG tcaagGACGTGATGTATATTTGTCCGTTCAGTGGTCTAGTCAGTGGGACTCTGACCATCACAGACTACAAGCTCTACTTCTCCAGTGTGGACAGG GAGACTCCGTTCATCCTGGACGTGAACCTGGGAGCCATCAGCAGACTGGAGACCATCAGTGTTCCCACCCAGGGGGAGAACACCAAGGGTCTCGAGCTGGTCTGCAAG GACATGAGGAGTCCCAGGTTTGCCTATAAGACGGAGGAGAGCCATCCGGATGTGGTCGATGCACTGGCCAAACACACCTTCCCGCTGTCCCACAACCTG CCCCTGTTCGCTTTCCTGTACAAGGAGCAGTTTCCTGTGGACGGCTGGAAGGTGTACGACCCAGTGGCAGAGTACAGGCGTCAG GGTCTCCCTAATGAGAGCTGGGCCATCAGTAAGATGAACAGCACCTATGAGCTGTGTGACACCTACCCCTCCATACTGGTCATCCCCACCAACATCGCAGATGAGGACATCAAACGAGTGGCCCTGTTCAGAGCCAAGCACCGTATACCG GTCTTGTCCTGGATCCACCCAGAGTCTCAGGCCACCATTGTACGCTGCAGCCAGCCCTTGGTCGGACCTTCAGATCGCCGCTGTAAAGAGGACGAGCGTTTCCTCCAAATCATCATGGACGCAAACGCCCAGTCCCACAAGCTCACCATCTTTGACGCGCGGCAGGGGAGTGTGGCAGTCACAAACAAG GCGAAGGACGGAGGGTATGAGAGTGAAAGTTTCTACCCGAACGTGGAGATGAACTTTCTAGATATCCCCAACATCCATGTGATGAGGGAGTCgctgaggaagatgaaggacgTTGTTTATCCCACTATCGATGAAGCCCACTGGCACTCGGCTATTGACCAGACACACTGGCTGGAGTACATACGG CTGTTGTTAGCGGGAGCAGCCAAAGTGGCAGATAAGCTGGAGTCCGGGAAGACGTCGGTGGTGGTCCACTGCAGCGACGGCTGGGACAGAACCGCTCAGCTCACCTCTCTGGCCATGCTGATGCTGGACAGCTACTACCGCACTCTCAGGGGATTCCAG gttCTGGTGGAGAAGGAGTGGATTAGTTTTGGACACAAGTTTGCTGCG CGTGTGGGTCATGGAGATGAGAACCACGCTAACTCTGAGCGCTCGCCTCTCTTCATCCAGTTCATCGACTGTGTTTGGCAGATGACtcgacag TTCCCAGCAGCCTTTGAGTTCAACGAGCTCTTCCTGATCACGGTGCTGGACCACCTGTACAGCTGTCTCTTTGGTACGTTCCTATACAACAGCGAAGAGGAGAGGGCAGCTGAG GAGGTGCAGACCAAGAGTGTGTCCCTGTGGTCCTACATCAACAG CCAGCCTGAGGACTTCACCAACCCCTTCTATGTGGACTATGAGCACCATGTCCTGTATCCACTGGTTTCCTCCAGACACCTGGAGCTGTGGACCAGCTACTATGCCCGCTGGAACCCACGCATGAGACCACAG GTGCCAGTGCACCAGACTCTGAAGGAGCTGCTGTTCCTGAGAGCGGAGCTGCAGCGGagggtggaggagctgcagaaggagACGTCCTCCcactccctgtcctcctcctcccactccccctcccctacaCACACCACGGGAACTCCACTGCACTCggctgtctga
- the mtmr1a gene encoding myotubularin-related protein 1a isoform X5, whose translation MEKQAGAAGAADCAGPNRKPWGSVTCGPVVAGDSLDRSVCLVGSESWAPPPAQERLCPTDQGPTGSHVEWCKQLIAATISSQISGSVPPDIMNRDNKVGRRPEFMVSKRLNSRNLPGLRYGAQVRAFPNQVPLLPGETVQTTVKDVMYICPFSGLVSGTLTITDYKLYFSSVDRETPFILDVNLGAISRLETISVPTQGENTKGLELVCKDMRSPRFAYKTEESHPDVVDALAKHTFPLSHNLPLFAFLYKEQFPVDGWKVYDPVAEYRRQGLPNESWAISKMNSTYELCDTYPSILVIPTNIADEDIKRVALFRAKHRIPVLSWIHPESQATIVRCSQPLVGPSDRRCKEDERFLQIIMDANAQSHKLTIFDARQGSVAVTNKAKDGGYESESFYPNVEMNFLDIPNIHVMRESLRKMKDVVYPTIDEAHWHSAIDQTHWLEYIRLLLAGAAKVADKLESGKTSVVVHCSDGWDRTAQLTSLAMLMLDSYYRTLRGFQVLVEKEWISFGHKFAARVGHGDENHANSERSPLFIQFIDCVWQMTRQFPAAFEFNELFLITVLDHLYSCLFGTFLYNSEEERAAEEVQTKSVSLWSYINSQPEDFTNPFYVDYEHHVLYPLVSSRHLELWTSYYARWNPRMRPQVPVHQTLKELLFLRAELQRRVEELQKETSSHSLSSSSHSPSPTHTTGTPLHSAV comes from the exons ATGGAGAAACAGGCCGGAGCTGCCGGGGCGGCGGACTGCGCAGGGCCGAACAGAAAGCCCTGGGGCTCGGTCACCTGCGGACCAGTCGTCGCCGGCGACTCCCTggacag GTCGGTGTGTCTTGTGGGCAGTGAGAGCtgggccccgccccctgcacaGGAAAGGCTCTGTCCGACAGACCAGGG TCCAACAGGTTCTCATGTCGAGTGGTGTAAACAGCTGATCGCAGCCACCATCTCCAGTCAGATCTCAGGATCAGTCCCACCTGACATCATGAACAGGGACaacaag GTGGGGAGGAGACCAGAGTTCATG GTGTCCAAGAGGCTGAATTCCAGG AACCTTCCGGGGCTGAGATACGGGGCACAGGTCAGAGCGTTCCCGAACCAGGTCCCTCTGCTGCCAGGAGAGACCGTCCAGACGACAG tcaagGACGTGATGTATATTTGTCCGTTCAGTGGTCTAGTCAGTGGGACTCTGACCATCACAGACTACAAGCTCTACTTCTCCAGTGTGGACAGG GAGACTCCGTTCATCCTGGACGTGAACCTGGGAGCCATCAGCAGACTGGAGACCATCAGTGTTCCCACCCAGGGGGAGAACACCAAGGGTCTCGAGCTGGTCTGCAAG GACATGAGGAGTCCCAGGTTTGCCTATAAGACGGAGGAGAGCCATCCGGATGTGGTCGATGCACTGGCCAAACACACCTTCCCGCTGTCCCACAACCTG CCCCTGTTCGCTTTCCTGTACAAGGAGCAGTTTCCTGTGGACGGCTGGAAGGTGTACGACCCAGTGGCAGAGTACAGGCGTCAG GGTCTCCCTAATGAGAGCTGGGCCATCAGTAAGATGAACAGCACCTATGAGCTGTGTGACACCTACCCCTCCATACTGGTCATCCCCACCAACATCGCAGATGAGGACATCAAACGAGTGGCCCTGTTCAGAGCCAAGCACCGTATACCG GTCTTGTCCTGGATCCACCCAGAGTCTCAGGCCACCATTGTACGCTGCAGCCAGCCCTTGGTCGGACCTTCAGATCGCCGCTGTAAAGAGGACGAGCGTTTCCTCCAAATCATCATGGACGCAAACGCCCAGTCCCACAAGCTCACCATCTTTGACGCGCGGCAGGGGAGTGTGGCAGTCACAAACAAG GCGAAGGACGGAGGGTATGAGAGTGAAAGTTTCTACCCGAACGTGGAGATGAACTTTCTAGATATCCCCAACATCCATGTGATGAGGGAGTCgctgaggaagatgaaggacgTTGTTTATCCCACTATCGATGAAGCCCACTGGCACTCGGCTATTGACCAGACACACTGGCTGGAGTACATACGG CTGTTGTTAGCGGGAGCAGCCAAAGTGGCAGATAAGCTGGAGTCCGGGAAGACGTCGGTGGTGGTCCACTGCAGCGACGGCTGGGACAGAACCGCTCAGCTCACCTCTCTGGCCATGCTGATGCTGGACAGCTACTACCGCACTCTCAGGGGATTCCAG gttCTGGTGGAGAAGGAGTGGATTAGTTTTGGACACAAGTTTGCTGCG CGTGTGGGTCATGGAGATGAGAACCACGCTAACTCTGAGCGCTCGCCTCTCTTCATCCAGTTCATCGACTGTGTTTGGCAGATGACtcgacag TTCCCAGCAGCCTTTGAGTTCAACGAGCTCTTCCTGATCACGGTGCTGGACCACCTGTACAGCTGTCTCTTTGGTACGTTCCTATACAACAGCGAAGAGGAGAGGGCAGCTGAG GAGGTGCAGACCAAGAGTGTGTCCCTGTGGTCCTACATCAACAG CCAGCCTGAGGACTTCACCAACCCCTTCTATGTGGACTATGAGCACCATGTCCTGTATCCACTGGTTTCCTCCAGACACCTGGAGCTGTGGACCAGCTACTATGCCCGCTGGAACCCACGCATGAGACCACAG GTGCCAGTGCACCAGACTCTGAAGGAGCTGCTGTTCCTGAGAGCGGAGCTGCAGCGGagggtggaggagctgcagaaggagACGTCCTCCcactccctgtcctcctcctcccactccccctcccctacaCACACCACGGGAACTCCACTGCACTCggctgtctga
- the mtmr1a gene encoding myotubularin-related protein 1a isoform X11, with protein sequence MEKQAGAAGAADCAGPNRKPWGSVTCGPVVAGDSLDSPTGSHVEWCKQLIAATISSQISGSVPPDIMNRDNKDLHDEGLCYHGESDSEHSSDAPNLPGLRYGAQVRAFPNQVPLLPGETVQTTVKDVMYICPFSGLVSGTLTITDYKLYFSSVDRETPFILDVNLGAISRLETISVPTQGENTKGLELVCKDMRSPRFAYKTEESHPDVVDALAKHTFPLSHNLPLFAFLYKEQFPVDGWKVYDPVAEYRRQGLPNESWAISKMNSTYELCDTYPSILVIPTNIADEDIKRVALFRAKHRIPVLSWIHPESQATIVRCSQPLVGPSDRRCKEDERFLQIIMDANAQSHKLTIFDARQGSVAVTNKAKDGGYESESFYPNVEMNFLDIPNIHVMRESLRKMKDVVYPTIDEAHWHSAIDQTHWLEYIRLLLAGAAKVADKLESGKTSVVVHCSDGWDRTAQLTSLAMLMLDSYYRTLRGFQVLVEKEWISFGHKFAARVGHGDENHANSERSPLFIQFIDCVWQMTRQFPAAFEFNELFLITVLDHLYSCLFGTFLYNSEEERAAEEVQTKSVSLWSYINSQPEDFTNPFYVDYEHHVLYPLVSSRHLELWTSYYARWNPRMRPQVPVHQTLKELLFLRAELQRRVEELQKETSSHSLSSSSHSPSPTHTTGTPLHSAV encoded by the exons ATGGAGAAACAGGCCGGAGCTGCCGGGGCGGCGGACTGCGCAGGGCCGAACAGAAAGCCCTGGGGCTCGGTCACCTGCGGACCAGTCGTCGCCGGCGACTCCCTggacag TCCAACAGGTTCTCATGTCGAGTGGTGTAAACAGCTGATCGCAGCCACCATCTCCAGTCAGATCTCAGGATCAGTCCCACCTGACATCATGAACAGGGACaacaag GATTTACATGATGAAGGGCTTTGTTACCATGGAGAAAGTGATTCTGAGCATTCCTCCGATGCTCCG AACCTTCCGGGGCTGAGATACGGGGCACAGGTCAGAGCGTTCCCGAACCAGGTCCCTCTGCTGCCAGGAGAGACCGTCCAGACGACAG tcaagGACGTGATGTATATTTGTCCGTTCAGTGGTCTAGTCAGTGGGACTCTGACCATCACAGACTACAAGCTCTACTTCTCCAGTGTGGACAGG GAGACTCCGTTCATCCTGGACGTGAACCTGGGAGCCATCAGCAGACTGGAGACCATCAGTGTTCCCACCCAGGGGGAGAACACCAAGGGTCTCGAGCTGGTCTGCAAG GACATGAGGAGTCCCAGGTTTGCCTATAAGACGGAGGAGAGCCATCCGGATGTGGTCGATGCACTGGCCAAACACACCTTCCCGCTGTCCCACAACCTG CCCCTGTTCGCTTTCCTGTACAAGGAGCAGTTTCCTGTGGACGGCTGGAAGGTGTACGACCCAGTGGCAGAGTACAGGCGTCAG GGTCTCCCTAATGAGAGCTGGGCCATCAGTAAGATGAACAGCACCTATGAGCTGTGTGACACCTACCCCTCCATACTGGTCATCCCCACCAACATCGCAGATGAGGACATCAAACGAGTGGCCCTGTTCAGAGCCAAGCACCGTATACCG GTCTTGTCCTGGATCCACCCAGAGTCTCAGGCCACCATTGTACGCTGCAGCCAGCCCTTGGTCGGACCTTCAGATCGCCGCTGTAAAGAGGACGAGCGTTTCCTCCAAATCATCATGGACGCAAACGCCCAGTCCCACAAGCTCACCATCTTTGACGCGCGGCAGGGGAGTGTGGCAGTCACAAACAAG GCGAAGGACGGAGGGTATGAGAGTGAAAGTTTCTACCCGAACGTGGAGATGAACTTTCTAGATATCCCCAACATCCATGTGATGAGGGAGTCgctgaggaagatgaaggacgTTGTTTATCCCACTATCGATGAAGCCCACTGGCACTCGGCTATTGACCAGACACACTGGCTGGAGTACATACGG CTGTTGTTAGCGGGAGCAGCCAAAGTGGCAGATAAGCTGGAGTCCGGGAAGACGTCGGTGGTGGTCCACTGCAGCGACGGCTGGGACAGAACCGCTCAGCTCACCTCTCTGGCCATGCTGATGCTGGACAGCTACTACCGCACTCTCAGGGGATTCCAG gttCTGGTGGAGAAGGAGTGGATTAGTTTTGGACACAAGTTTGCTGCG CGTGTGGGTCATGGAGATGAGAACCACGCTAACTCTGAGCGCTCGCCTCTCTTCATCCAGTTCATCGACTGTGTTTGGCAGATGACtcgacag TTCCCAGCAGCCTTTGAGTTCAACGAGCTCTTCCTGATCACGGTGCTGGACCACCTGTACAGCTGTCTCTTTGGTACGTTCCTATACAACAGCGAAGAGGAGAGGGCAGCTGAG GAGGTGCAGACCAAGAGTGTGTCCCTGTGGTCCTACATCAACAG CCAGCCTGAGGACTTCACCAACCCCTTCTATGTGGACTATGAGCACCATGTCCTGTATCCACTGGTTTCCTCCAGACACCTGGAGCTGTGGACCAGCTACTATGCCCGCTGGAACCCACGCATGAGACCACAG GTGCCAGTGCACCAGACTCTGAAGGAGCTGCTGTTCCTGAGAGCGGAGCTGCAGCGGagggtggaggagctgcagaaggagACGTCCTCCcactccctgtcctcctcctcccactccccctcccctacaCACACCACGGGAACTCCACTGCACTCggctgtctga
- the mtmr1a gene encoding myotubularin-related protein 1a isoform X12, translating into MEKQAGAAGAADCAGPNRKPWGSVTCGPVVAGDSLDSPTGSHVEWCKQLIAATISSQISGSVPPDIMNRDNKNLPGLRYGAQVRAFPNQVPLLPGETVQTTVKDVMYICPFSGLVSGTLTITDYKLYFSSVDRETPFILDVNLGAISRLETISVPTQGENTKGLELVCKDMRSPRFAYKTEESHPDVVDALAKHTFPLSHNLPLFAFLYKEQFPVDGWKVYDPVAEYRRQGLPNESWAISKMNSTYELCDTYPSILVIPTNIADEDIKRVALFRAKHRIPVLSWIHPESQATIVRCSQPLVGPSDRRCKEDERFLQIIMDANAQSHKLTIFDARQGSVAVTNKAKDGGYESESFYPNVEMNFLDIPNIHVMRESLRKMKDVVYPTIDEAHWHSAIDQTHWLEYIRLLLAGAAKVADKLESGKTSVVVHCSDGWDRTAQLTSLAMLMLDSYYRTLRGFQVLVEKEWISFGHKFAARVGHGDENHANSERSPLFIQFIDCVWQMTRQFPAAFEFNELFLITVLDHLYSCLFGTFLYNSEEERAAEEVQTKSVSLWSYINSQPEDFTNPFYVDYEHHVLYPLVSSRHLELWTSYYARWNPRMRPQVPVHQTLKELLFLRAELQRRVEELQKETSSHSLSSSSHSPSPTHTTGTPLHSAV; encoded by the exons ATGGAGAAACAGGCCGGAGCTGCCGGGGCGGCGGACTGCGCAGGGCCGAACAGAAAGCCCTGGGGCTCGGTCACCTGCGGACCAGTCGTCGCCGGCGACTCCCTggacag TCCAACAGGTTCTCATGTCGAGTGGTGTAAACAGCTGATCGCAGCCACCATCTCCAGTCAGATCTCAGGATCAGTCCCACCTGACATCATGAACAGGGACaacaag AACCTTCCGGGGCTGAGATACGGGGCACAGGTCAGAGCGTTCCCGAACCAGGTCCCTCTGCTGCCAGGAGAGACCGTCCAGACGACAG tcaagGACGTGATGTATATTTGTCCGTTCAGTGGTCTAGTCAGTGGGACTCTGACCATCACAGACTACAAGCTCTACTTCTCCAGTGTGGACAGG GAGACTCCGTTCATCCTGGACGTGAACCTGGGAGCCATCAGCAGACTGGAGACCATCAGTGTTCCCACCCAGGGGGAGAACACCAAGGGTCTCGAGCTGGTCTGCAAG GACATGAGGAGTCCCAGGTTTGCCTATAAGACGGAGGAGAGCCATCCGGATGTGGTCGATGCACTGGCCAAACACACCTTCCCGCTGTCCCACAACCTG CCCCTGTTCGCTTTCCTGTACAAGGAGCAGTTTCCTGTGGACGGCTGGAAGGTGTACGACCCAGTGGCAGAGTACAGGCGTCAG GGTCTCCCTAATGAGAGCTGGGCCATCAGTAAGATGAACAGCACCTATGAGCTGTGTGACACCTACCCCTCCATACTGGTCATCCCCACCAACATCGCAGATGAGGACATCAAACGAGTGGCCCTGTTCAGAGCCAAGCACCGTATACCG GTCTTGTCCTGGATCCACCCAGAGTCTCAGGCCACCATTGTACGCTGCAGCCAGCCCTTGGTCGGACCTTCAGATCGCCGCTGTAAAGAGGACGAGCGTTTCCTCCAAATCATCATGGACGCAAACGCCCAGTCCCACAAGCTCACCATCTTTGACGCGCGGCAGGGGAGTGTGGCAGTCACAAACAAG GCGAAGGACGGAGGGTATGAGAGTGAAAGTTTCTACCCGAACGTGGAGATGAACTTTCTAGATATCCCCAACATCCATGTGATGAGGGAGTCgctgaggaagatgaaggacgTTGTTTATCCCACTATCGATGAAGCCCACTGGCACTCGGCTATTGACCAGACACACTGGCTGGAGTACATACGG CTGTTGTTAGCGGGAGCAGCCAAAGTGGCAGATAAGCTGGAGTCCGGGAAGACGTCGGTGGTGGTCCACTGCAGCGACGGCTGGGACAGAACCGCTCAGCTCACCTCTCTGGCCATGCTGATGCTGGACAGCTACTACCGCACTCTCAGGGGATTCCAG gttCTGGTGGAGAAGGAGTGGATTAGTTTTGGACACAAGTTTGCTGCG CGTGTGGGTCATGGAGATGAGAACCACGCTAACTCTGAGCGCTCGCCTCTCTTCATCCAGTTCATCGACTGTGTTTGGCAGATGACtcgacag TTCCCAGCAGCCTTTGAGTTCAACGAGCTCTTCCTGATCACGGTGCTGGACCACCTGTACAGCTGTCTCTTTGGTACGTTCCTATACAACAGCGAAGAGGAGAGGGCAGCTGAG GAGGTGCAGACCAAGAGTGTGTCCCTGTGGTCCTACATCAACAG CCAGCCTGAGGACTTCACCAACCCCTTCTATGTGGACTATGAGCACCATGTCCTGTATCCACTGGTTTCCTCCAGACACCTGGAGCTGTGGACCAGCTACTATGCCCGCTGGAACCCACGCATGAGACCACAG GTGCCAGTGCACCAGACTCTGAAGGAGCTGCTGTTCCTGAGAGCGGAGCTGCAGCGGagggtggaggagctgcagaaggagACGTCCTCCcactccctgtcctcctcctcccactccccctcccctacaCACACCACGGGAACTCCACTGCACTCggctgtctga